In Geobacillus kaustophilus, a genomic segment contains:
- the purH gene encoding bifunctional phosphoribosylaminoimidazolecarboxamide formyltransferase/IMP cyclohydrolase — MAVKRALISVSNKEGIIPFAKQLSELGVEIISTGGTKRELEEAGVPVISISNVTGFPEILDGRVKTLHPAIHGGILAVRSDERHQAALAQHGIHPIDLVVVNLYPFQQTIAKPDVTLAEAIENIDIGGPTMVRAAAKNYADVAIVVDPADYPMVIEELKTTGSIQAKTRQKLAAKAFRHTAAYDAMIAEYLTNLTGEDYPETLTVTYTKKQSLRYGENPHQSAAFYAKPLGAAFSIAKAAQLHGKELSYNNINDANAAINLIREFQEPAVAAIKHMNPCGVGIGATLLEAFTKAYEADPVSIFGGIIAVNREVDKETAERMHDIFLEIVIAPSFSDEALAILSKKKNIRLLTLDFTAPSVKEKTLVSVNGGLLVQDADTYTLEDAEWNVVTMREPTEAEREQLRFAWKVVKHVKSNAIVLAKNGMTVGVGAGQMNRVGAAKIAIEQAGEQAAGAVLASDAFFPMDDTVEAAAKAGITAIIQPGGSIRDADSIRKADEYGIAMVFTGVRHFKH; from the coding sequence ATGGCAGTGAAACGAGCATTGATCAGCGTGTCCAATAAAGAAGGCATCATTCCGTTTGCGAAACAGCTGTCCGAACTTGGCGTTGAAATCATTTCGACCGGCGGGACGAAACGGGAGCTTGAAGAAGCCGGCGTTCCGGTCATTTCGATTTCCAATGTGACCGGCTTTCCGGAAATTTTGGACGGGCGCGTCAAAACGCTGCATCCGGCCATCCATGGCGGCATTTTGGCGGTGCGCAGCGACGAGCGCCATCAAGCAGCGCTCGCACAGCATGGCATTCACCCGATCGATTTGGTTGTCGTCAACTTGTACCCGTTCCAACAAACGATTGCCAAACCGGACGTGACGCTGGCGGAGGCGATTGAAAACATCGATATCGGCGGCCCGACGATGGTGCGGGCGGCGGCGAAAAACTACGCTGACGTTGCGATTGTCGTCGATCCGGCCGACTATCCGATGGTGATCGAAGAGCTGAAAACCACCGGTTCGATCCAAGCAAAGACGCGGCAAAAGCTTGCGGCGAAAGCGTTCCGCCATACGGCGGCGTATGATGCGATGATTGCCGAGTATTTGACCAACCTCACCGGGGAGGACTATCCGGAAACGCTCACCGTTACGTATACGAAAAAACAATCGTTGCGCTATGGCGAAAATCCGCATCAATCGGCGGCGTTTTACGCCAAACCGCTCGGCGCGGCGTTCTCGATTGCCAAAGCGGCGCAGCTGCACGGCAAAGAGCTGTCGTACAACAACATTAACGACGCCAACGCGGCGATCAACTTGATTCGCGAATTTCAAGAGCCGGCTGTGGCGGCGATCAAACATATGAACCCGTGCGGCGTCGGCATCGGCGCGACGTTGCTTGAGGCGTTTACGAAAGCGTACGAGGCTGACCCGGTGTCTATTTTCGGCGGCATTATTGCGGTTAACCGTGAAGTGGACAAAGAAACAGCCGAACGGATGCACGATATCTTTTTGGAAATCGTCATCGCCCCGTCATTCAGCGATGAGGCGCTTGCCATTTTGTCGAAAAAGAAAAACATCCGTCTGTTGACGCTTGACTTCACCGCGCCGAGCGTCAAAGAAAAAACGCTTGTGTCCGTCAACGGCGGCTTGCTCGTTCAAGACGCCGATACGTACACGCTCGAAGACGCTGAGTGGAACGTCGTCACGATGCGCGAGCCGACTGAGGCCGAGCGCGAGCAGCTTCGCTTCGCTTGGAAAGTGGTGAAACACGTCAAATCGAACGCCATCGTGCTGGCGAAAAACGGCATGACCGTTGGCGTTGGAGCCGGGCAAATGAACCGGGTCGGAGCGGCAAAGATCGCCATTGAACAAGCCGGGGAGCAGGCGGCGGGCGCTGTGTTGGCGTCCGATGCGTTCTTCCCGATGGACGATACGGTCGAGGCGGCGGCGAAAGCCGGCATTACGGCCATCATTCAGCCGGGCGGTTCGATTCGTGACGCCGATTCGATCCGCAAGGCGGATGAATACGGCATAGCCATGGTCTTCACCGGCGTGCGCCACTTTAAACATTAA
- the purN gene encoding phosphoribosylglycinamide formyltransferase, whose protein sequence is MKRLAVFASGSGTNFQAIVDAAKRGDLPAEIALLVCDRPEAKVIERAARENVPTFVFSPKDYPSKAAFEGEILRELKERRIDWIALAGYMRLIGPTLLSAYEGKIVNIHPSLLPAFPGKDAIGQAYRAGVRETGVTVHYVDEGMDTGPVIAQRAVPVVPGEPIEALEERIHQVEHELYPVVLRMLLTETEQQEERIENDGSETSIDQRVQ, encoded by the coding sequence ATGAAGCGGCTTGCGGTGTTCGCTTCAGGCAGCGGAACGAACTTTCAAGCGATCGTCGACGCGGCGAAGCGCGGTGATTTGCCGGCGGAGATCGCTCTCCTTGTTTGCGACCGCCCGGAGGCGAAAGTGATCGAACGAGCGGCACGAGAAAACGTGCCGACCTTTGTGTTTTCGCCGAAAGATTACCCGTCGAAAGCGGCGTTTGAAGGCGAGATTTTGCGCGAGCTGAAGGAGCGCCGCATCGACTGGATTGCGCTCGCCGGTTATATGCGGTTGATCGGGCCGACGTTGCTTTCGGCTTATGAGGGAAAAATCGTCAACATCCATCCGTCGCTGTTGCCGGCGTTTCCGGGAAAAGATGCGATCGGCCAGGCGTATCGGGCTGGCGTCCGTGAAACGGGCGTCACCGTTCATTACGTCGATGAGGGGATGGATACCGGGCCAGTCATTGCCCAGCGCGCCGTTCCGGTCGTGCCGGGAGAGCCGATCGAGGCGCTGGAGGAGCGCATCCATCAAGTCGAACATGAGCTGTACCCGGTGGTGTTGCGCATGTTGCTGACGGAAACGGAACAACAAGAAGAAAGGATCGAGAATGATGGCAGTGAAACGAGCATTGATCAGCGTGTCCAATAA
- the purM gene encoding phosphoribosylformylglycinamidine cyclo-ligase, whose translation MAKAYKQAGVDIEAGYRAVALMKEHVQKTMRPEVLGGLGGFGGLFDLSALNYRQPVLISGTDGVGTKLKLAFLLDRHDTIGIDCVAMCVNDITVQGADPLFFLDYIACGKAVPEKIAAIVKGVADGCVEAGCALIGGETAEMPGMYDENEYDLAGFAVGIAEKEQLVTGETIQAGDALVGLPSSGLHSNGYSLVRRIVFEQAKLSLDKIYEPLDVPLGEELLKPTRIYAKLLHSVRERFTIKGMAHITGGGFIENIPRMLPDGLGARIWLGSWPVLPIFDFLREKGHLAEEEMFSVFNMGIGLVLAVSPETAAPLVEWLSERGEPAYIIGEVIEGAGVSCAGGSEG comes from the coding sequence GTGGCAAAGGCATACAAACAAGCAGGGGTTGACATCGAGGCCGGTTATCGGGCTGTCGCCCTCATGAAAGAGCACGTGCAAAAAACGATGCGTCCCGAAGTGCTGGGCGGACTTGGCGGGTTTGGCGGCCTGTTTGATCTATCGGCGCTCAACTACCGCCAGCCGGTGCTCATCTCCGGCACGGATGGCGTTGGGACGAAGCTGAAACTCGCGTTTTTGCTGGACCGGCATGATACGATCGGCATCGACTGCGTGGCGATGTGCGTCAACGACATCACGGTGCAAGGGGCGGATCCGCTCTTTTTCCTTGATTATATCGCTTGCGGCAAGGCGGTGCCGGAGAAAATCGCCGCCATTGTCAAAGGGGTGGCTGACGGCTGCGTCGAGGCCGGCTGCGCTCTGATCGGTGGGGAGACGGCGGAAATGCCGGGAATGTATGATGAAAATGAGTATGATTTAGCTGGGTTTGCCGTCGGCATTGCCGAAAAAGAGCAGCTTGTGACCGGAGAGACGATTCAAGCGGGCGATGCGCTTGTCGGGTTGCCATCAAGCGGCCTGCACAGCAACGGCTATTCGCTTGTGCGCCGCATCGTGTTTGAACAGGCGAAATTGTCGCTTGATAAGATTTACGAGCCGCTTGATGTTCCGCTCGGCGAGGAGTTATTGAAGCCGACGCGCATTTATGCGAAACTGTTGCACTCCGTGCGCGAGCGGTTTACGATCAAAGGGATGGCGCATATTACCGGCGGCGGATTTATCGAAAACATTCCGCGCATGCTGCCGGATGGGCTTGGTGCGCGCATTTGGCTCGGCTCATGGCCGGTGCTGCCGATTTTTGACTTTTTGCGTGAAAAGGGCCACCTTGCGGAAGAAGAGATGTTTTCCGTCTTTAATATGGGCATCGGCCTTGTGCTCGCTGTCAGCCCGGAAACGGCGGCGCCGCTTGTCGAGTGGCTCTCGGAACGGGGCGAGCCGGCGTACATCATCGGCGAAGTCATCGAAGGGGCGGGCGTGTCGTGTGCTGGAGGGAGCGAAGGATGA
- the purF gene encoding amidophosphoribosyltransferase, with the protein MLAEIKGLNEECGIFGIWGHEDAARLTYYGLHSLQHRGQEGAGIVVAHNGSLSGHKGLGLVTDVFQSGTLDALKGAAAIGHVRYSTAGGGGYENVQPLLFRSQTGAMALAHNGNLTNAVELKLALEEQGSIFQTTSDTEVFAHLIRRSQAPTFVGQMKEALRQIEGAFAFLLLTEKALYAALDPHGFRPLSLGRLGSAYVVASETCAFDVIGATYEREVAPGELLIISGEGVRSERFAPEQPRSICSMEYIYFARPDSHVDGINVHTARKNLGKRLALEAPAEADIVTGVPDSSISVAIGYAEASGIPYELGLIKNRYVGRTFIQPSQALREQGVKMKLSPVRGVVDGKRVVMVDDSIVRGTTSRRIVTMLREAGAVEVHVRISAPPITHPCFYGIDTSSKEELIAANHTVEEIRRLIGADSLAFISQEGMLEAIGRPDVSPQRGQCLACFTGRYPTRLDQAARPCLTAK; encoded by the coding sequence ATGCTTGCTGAAATCAAAGGATTGAACGAGGAGTGCGGCATTTTCGGCATTTGGGGGCATGAAGACGCCGCCCGGCTCACGTATTACGGACTGCACAGCCTGCAGCACCGTGGGCAGGAAGGGGCCGGCATCGTTGTCGCGCATAACGGGAGCTTATCCGGACATAAAGGGCTGGGGTTGGTGACCGATGTGTTTCAAAGTGGCACGCTCGATGCGCTCAAAGGGGCGGCGGCCATCGGCCATGTCCGCTATTCAACGGCGGGCGGGGGCGGCTATGAAAACGTTCAGCCGCTCTTGTTCCGCTCGCAAACCGGCGCGATGGCGTTAGCCCATAACGGCAATTTGACGAACGCCGTTGAGTTGAAGCTCGCGCTTGAAGAGCAAGGAAGCATTTTTCAGACGACATCGGACACGGAAGTGTTCGCCCATCTCATCCGCCGCAGTCAAGCGCCGACGTTTGTCGGGCAAATGAAAGAGGCGCTTCGTCAAATCGAAGGAGCGTTTGCGTTTTTGTTGTTGACGGAAAAGGCGCTCTATGCGGCGCTTGATCCGCACGGGTTTCGGCCGCTGTCGCTCGGCCGGCTCGGTTCAGCGTATGTCGTCGCCTCGGAAACGTGCGCGTTTGATGTCATCGGCGCCACGTACGAGCGGGAAGTGGCGCCTGGGGAACTGCTCATCATCAGCGGCGAAGGGGTGCGCTCGGAACGGTTCGCTCCCGAGCAACCTCGGTCCATTTGCAGCATGGAATATATTTATTTCGCTCGCCCGGACAGCCATGTCGATGGCATCAACGTCCATACCGCTCGAAAAAACCTGGGGAAACGCCTAGCGCTCGAGGCGCCGGCGGAGGCCGACATCGTCACCGGCGTTCCCGACTCGAGCATTTCCGTCGCCATTGGCTATGCGGAAGCGAGCGGCATTCCGTACGAATTAGGGCTCATTAAAAACCGCTATGTCGGCCGGACATTCATCCAGCCGTCGCAGGCGTTGCGCGAACAAGGGGTGAAAATGAAGCTGTCGCCGGTGCGCGGGGTTGTCGACGGCAAGCGGGTCGTAATGGTCGATGATTCGATCGTGCGCGGGACGACGAGCCGGCGCATCGTCACGATGCTCCGCGAAGCAGGCGCGGTTGAGGTGCACGTGCGCATCAGCGCGCCGCCGATCACCCATCCTTGCTTTTACGGCATTGATACCTCGTCAAAGGAAGAATTGATCGCGGCGAATCACACTGTTGAAGAGATTCGGCGCTTGATTGGCGCTGACTCCCTTGCCTTTATCAGCCAGGAAGGGATGCTTGAGGCTATCGGGCGCCCGGACGTCTCGCCGCAGCGCGGACAATGTTTGGCGTGCTTCACCGGCCGGTACCCGACCCGCCTCGACCAAGCGGCTCGTCCTTGCCTGACAGCGAAATGA
- the purL gene encoding phosphoribosylformylglycinamidine synthase subunit PurL, producing the protein MSLLLEPSAAMIKEQKLYREMGLTDEEFARIEAILGRLPNYTETGIFAVMWSEHCSYKNSKPVLKKFPTDGPHVLQGPGEGAGIVDIGDGLAVAFKIESHNHPSAIEPYQGAATGVGGIIRDVFSMGARPIALLNSLRFGELTSPRVKYLFEHVVAGIAGYGNCVGIPTVGGEVQFDPAYEGNPLVNAMCVGIIRHEDIQRGVATGVGNTVMYVGAKTGRDGIHGATFASEELSEQSEAKRPAVQVGDPFMEKLLLEACLEAVKSDALVGIQDMGAAGLTSSSAEMASKGGFGIEMNLDLVPQREAGMTPYEMMLSESQERMLLVVKQGCEDEIAAIFAKYGLEAKAIGKVTADKMLRLYFRGEVAAEIPVDALAKDAPVYHKPSKEPAYYREFQAMPPYIPHIEDYNQTLLGLLAQPTIASKEWVYDQYDYMVRTNTVVAPGSDAAVVRIRSTNKALALTTDCNSRYLYLDPETGGKIAVAEAARNVVCSGAKPLAITDCLNFGSPEKPEIFWQLEKAVDGMSEACRALETPVVSGNVSLYNETNGEAVYPTPVVGMVGLIDDLSHITTQSFKQAGDLIYVIGEAKPEFGGSELQKWLEGRIFGKAPEIDLEVEASRQRQLLAAIRAGVVASAHDIAEGGLAVALAECVMGASGLGAKVTIGGNLVSELFSETQSRFVVSVKKEQKEAFEQLVEAKQIGEVTDDGALVVNGEHGETLIHLSVAKMRNVWKGAIPCLLKSKD; encoded by the coding sequence ATGTCGTTACTGCTTGAGCCGAGCGCGGCGATGATCAAAGAACAAAAGTTGTACCGTGAGATGGGATTAACAGATGAAGAGTTTGCGCGCATTGAAGCGATTTTAGGGAGACTGCCGAACTACACGGAAACCGGCATTTTTGCCGTCATGTGGTCGGAGCATTGCAGCTACAAAAACTCGAAGCCGGTGTTAAAAAAATTCCCAACGGATGGCCCGCACGTGCTGCAAGGGCCCGGCGAGGGCGCGGGCATTGTCGATATCGGCGACGGGCTGGCGGTGGCGTTTAAAATCGAAAGCCATAATCACCCGTCAGCGATCGAGCCGTACCAAGGAGCGGCGACCGGGGTCGGCGGCATCATCCGCGACGTCTTTTCGATGGGGGCGCGGCCGATCGCGCTGCTTAACTCGCTTCGATTTGGCGAATTGACGTCGCCGCGCGTCAAATATTTGTTCGAGCATGTCGTCGCCGGCATTGCCGGGTATGGCAACTGCGTCGGCATCCCGACCGTCGGCGGCGAGGTGCAGTTCGATCCGGCGTATGAAGGCAACCCATTGGTCAACGCCATGTGCGTCGGGATCATTCGCCATGAGGATATTCAGCGCGGCGTGGCGACCGGGGTCGGCAACACGGTCATGTACGTCGGGGCGAAAACAGGGCGCGACGGCATCCACGGGGCGACGTTTGCTTCGGAAGAGTTGAGCGAACAGTCGGAAGCAAAGCGTCCGGCCGTGCAAGTCGGCGACCCGTTTATGGAGAAATTGCTGCTGGAAGCGTGTCTTGAGGCGGTCAAGTCCGATGCGTTAGTCGGCATTCAAGATATGGGGGCGGCAGGACTCACAAGTTCATCCGCCGAGATGGCGAGCAAAGGCGGATTTGGTATCGAAATGAATTTGGATCTCGTCCCGCAGCGTGAGGCAGGCATGACGCCGTACGAAATGATGCTGTCCGAATCGCAGGAACGGATGCTGCTTGTCGTCAAGCAAGGTTGTGAAGACGAAATCGCCGCGATTTTTGCCAAATACGGTCTCGAAGCGAAAGCGATCGGCAAAGTGACCGCTGACAAAATGCTTCGCTTGTACTTCCGCGGCGAGGTGGCGGCGGAAATTCCGGTGGACGCCTTGGCGAAAGACGCGCCGGTGTATCATAAACCGTCGAAAGAGCCTGCCTATTACCGCGAGTTTCAAGCGATGCCGCCGTATATTCCGCACATCGAAGACTACAATCAAACATTGCTCGGGCTGCTCGCCCAGCCGACGATTGCGAGCAAAGAGTGGGTGTACGACCAGTACGACTACATGGTTCGGACGAACACGGTCGTCGCTCCGGGGTCGGACGCGGCGGTCGTGCGCATCCGCAGCACGAACAAGGCGCTTGCGCTGACGACGGATTGCAACTCGCGCTACTTGTATTTGGATCCGGAAACGGGCGGGAAAATCGCGGTCGCCGAGGCGGCGCGCAATGTCGTCTGCTCCGGAGCGAAGCCGCTCGCCATTACTGACTGCCTCAACTTTGGCAGCCCGGAAAAGCCGGAGATCTTCTGGCAACTCGAAAAAGCGGTCGACGGAATGAGCGAAGCGTGCCGGGCGCTCGAGACGCCGGTCGTGAGCGGCAACGTCTCGCTGTATAATGAAACGAACGGCGAGGCGGTGTATCCGACGCCGGTCGTCGGCATGGTCGGCCTCATTGACGATCTTTCCCATATTACGACTCAGTCGTTTAAGCAAGCGGGCGACCTCATTTACGTGATCGGCGAGGCGAAGCCGGAGTTTGGCGGCAGCGAGCTGCAAAAATGGCTGGAAGGCCGCATTTTCGGAAAAGCACCGGAGATCGACTTAGAGGTGGAAGCAAGCCGCCAGCGCCAGCTGCTTGCGGCGATCCGCGCGGGGGTGGTGGCGTCAGCGCATGATATTGCCGAAGGAGGATTAGCCGTTGCGCTTGCTGAGTGTGTCATGGGTGCTTCGGGGCTTGGCGCCAAGGTGACAATCGGCGGTAACCTCGTCAGTGAACTGTTCAGCGAAACGCAATCACGCTTTGTTGTCTCGGTGAAAAAAGAGCAAAAAGAGGCGTTTGAGCAACTGGTTGAAGCGAAACAAATCGGCGAAGTGACAGACGACGGCGCATTGGTGGTGAACGGGGAGCACGGTGAGACGCTCATTCACCTTTCCGTTGCCAAGATGCGGAACGTCTGGAAAGGGGCTATTCCATGCTTGCTGAAATCAAAGGATTGA
- the purQ gene encoding phosphoribosylformylglycinamidine synthase subunit PurQ gives MKFAVVVFPGSNCDVDMYHAIADELGEEVEYVWHDEDNLDRFDAILLPGGFSYGDYLRSGAIARFSKVMAAVKQAAEAGKPVLGVCNGFQILLEAGLLPGAMRRNQGLKFICRPVRLTVENNETMFTSAYEKGEVITIPIAHGEGNYYCDEQTLERLVENRQIVFRYHGENPNGSLADIAGIVNERGNVLGMMPHPERAVDALLGSADGLKLFRSIVNYWRETHVVTA, from the coding sequence ATGAAGTTTGCCGTCGTTGTGTTTCCGGGGTCGAATTGCGATGTCGATATGTATCATGCGATCGCCGATGAACTTGGCGAAGAGGTCGAATACGTTTGGCATGATGAGGACAATCTAGACAGATTTGACGCCATTTTGCTTCCAGGCGGGTTTTCATACGGCGATTACTTGCGTTCCGGAGCCATTGCCCGTTTCTCCAAGGTGATGGCTGCCGTGAAGCAAGCTGCCGAAGCGGGGAAACCAGTGCTTGGGGTGTGCAACGGGTTTCAAATTTTGCTCGAAGCCGGCTTGCTTCCTGGGGCGATGCGCCGCAACCAAGGGCTGAAATTCATCTGCCGTCCAGTGCGGCTGACGGTGGAAAACAATGAGACAATGTTTACGTCTGCCTACGAAAAAGGCGAAGTCATTACGATCCCGATCGCCCATGGTGAAGGGAATTATTATTGCGATGAACAGACGCTCGAGCGCCTTGTCGAGAACCGGCAAATCGTGTTCCGTTACCATGGAGAAAATCCGAACGGCAGCTTGGCCGATATTGCCGGCATCGTCAATGAACGGGGCAATGTGCTCGGCATGATGCCGCATCCGGAGCGGGCGGTCGACGCCTTGCTCGGCAGCGCGGACGGATTGAAACTATTCCGATCGATCGTCAACTATTGGAGGGAGACGCATGTCGTTACTGCTTGA
- the purS gene encoding phosphoribosylformylglycinamidine synthase subunit PurS gives MYKVKVYVTLRKSVLDPQGTTVKGALHSLSYTEVKDVRIGKFMELVIEESGRDINELVREMCEKLLANPVIEDYRYEIEEAVAR, from the coding sequence ATGTACAAAGTAAAAGTGTATGTCACGTTGCGCAAGAGTGTGTTGGATCCGCAAGGGACCACTGTAAAAGGGGCGCTGCACAGCTTATCGTATACGGAAGTGAAAGATGTACGAATCGGGAAGTTTATGGAGCTCGTTATTGAAGAGAGCGGCCGCGACATCAACGAGCTCGTCCGTGAAATGTGCGAAAAACTGCTTGCCAACCCGGTGATTGAAGATTACCGCTATGAAATCGAGGAGGCCGTCGCCCGATGA
- the purC gene encoding phosphoribosylaminoimidazolesuccinocarboxamide synthase, with protein MEALIVPTKQQLLYEGKAKKIYATDEPDVLWVEYKDSATAFNGEKKATIAGKGRLNNEISSLLFLKLREAGIANHFIEKLSPTEQLVRRVTIIPLEVVVRNVVAGSLAKRIGLEEGTSLEAPLVEFYYKNDDLGDPLLLEDHIFILKLAGREEVAALKQAALAVNDVLRLHFAERNVRLIDFKLEFGRTADGAILLADEISPDTCRLWDAKTNEKLDKDVFRRDLGSLTDAYEVILQRLGGESACTK; from the coding sequence ATGGAGGCGTTGATCGTGCCGACGAAACAACAGCTGTTATATGAAGGGAAAGCGAAAAAAATTTATGCGACTGACGAGCCAGATGTGCTTTGGGTCGAGTACAAAGACAGCGCAACGGCGTTTAACGGCGAAAAAAAGGCGACGATCGCCGGCAAAGGGCGGCTCAATAACGAGATTTCCAGCCTGTTGTTTTTGAAGCTGCGCGAAGCAGGCATTGCCAATCATTTTATTGAAAAGCTGTCGCCAACGGAACAATTGGTTCGGCGCGTGACGATCATCCCGCTTGAAGTCGTTGTCCGCAATGTGGTGGCGGGAAGTTTAGCCAAGCGGATCGGTCTAGAGGAAGGGACATCGCTTGAGGCGCCGCTTGTTGAGTTTTATTACAAAAACGACGACCTTGGCGACCCGTTGCTGTTGGAAGATCATATCTTCATTTTAAAACTTGCTGGCCGCGAGGAAGTCGCCGCGCTGAAGCAGGCCGCGCTTGCGGTGAATGACGTGTTGCGCCTCCATTTTGCCGAGCGGAACGTGAGATTAATTGATTTTAAGCTTGAGTTCGGCCGTACGGCGGACGGAGCCATCCTCTTGGCGGATGAGATTTCACCGGACACGTGCCGGTTATGGGACGCAAAGACGAACGAAAAGCTCGACAAAGACGTGTTCCGCCGCGACTTGGGCAGTTTGACGGATGCGTACGAAGTCATTTTACAACGGTTAGGGGGAGAATCGGCATGTACAAAGTAA
- the purB gene encoding adenylosuccinate lyase yields MIERYTRPEMGAIWTEENRFKAWLEVELLACEAWAELGVIPKEDVRRLRENASFDVNRIKEIEEETRHDVVAFTRAVSETLGEERKWVHYGLTSTDVVDTALGYLLKQANAILRRDLENFIQVLKEKAREHKYTVMMGRTHGVHAEPTTFGLKLALWYAEMVRNLERFEQAAKMVEVGKISGAVGTYANVDPFVEQYVCEKLGLTPAPISTQTLQRDRHAYYMATLALIATSIEKFAVEIRGLQKSEVREVEEFFAKGQKGSSAMPHKRNPIGSENMTGMARVIRGYMVTAYENVPLWHERDISHSSAERIILPDATIALNYMLNRFATIVKHLLVYPENMKKNMERTFGLIYSQRVLLALIDKGMTREEAYDLVQPKAMEAWERQVPFRSLLEADERIMSRLTKEELDDCFDYRHHLKHVDTIFARLGLE; encoded by the coding sequence ATGATTGAACGTTACACAAGACCGGAAATGGGAGCGATTTGGACCGAGGAAAACCGCTTTAAGGCATGGCTTGAGGTGGAATTGCTCGCGTGCGAGGCGTGGGCTGAGCTTGGCGTCATCCCAAAAGAAGATGTCCGCCGCCTGCGTGAAAACGCGTCGTTTGACGTCAACCGCATTAAAGAAATTGAAGAAGAAACGCGCCATGATGTCGTCGCCTTCACCCGCGCCGTTTCTGAGACGCTTGGGGAAGAACGGAAATGGGTGCATTATGGTCTCACCTCGACCGATGTCGTCGATACGGCGTTAGGTTACCTGTTGAAACAGGCGAACGCGATTTTGCGGCGCGATTTGGAAAACTTCATTCAAGTGCTGAAAGAGAAAGCGCGCGAACATAAATACACGGTCATGATGGGGCGCACGCACGGCGTTCATGCCGAACCGACGACGTTCGGGCTGAAGCTGGCGCTTTGGTATGCGGAGATGGTGCGGAATTTGGAGCGGTTTGAACAAGCAGCCAAGATGGTGGAAGTAGGGAAAATTTCCGGCGCAGTCGGCACGTACGCCAACGTGGATCCGTTTGTGGAGCAGTATGTGTGTGAAAAGCTCGGCTTGACGCCGGCGCCGATTTCGACGCAGACGCTGCAGCGCGACCGCCATGCCTACTATATGGCGACGCTGGCCTTAATTGCGACATCGATTGAAAAATTCGCCGTCGAGATTCGCGGCTTGCAAAAAAGCGAAGTGCGCGAAGTCGAAGAGTTTTTCGCCAAAGGACAAAAAGGCTCATCAGCGATGCCGCATAAGCGCAATCCGATCGGTTCGGAAAACATGACCGGCATGGCGCGCGTCATTCGCGGCTATATGGTGACGGCGTACGAAAACGTGCCGCTTTGGCATGAACGCGACATTTCCCATTCGTCGGCGGAACGCATCATTTTGCCGGATGCGACGATTGCGTTGAACTATATGTTGAACCGATTCGCTACTATCGTGAAACATTTGCTTGTGTACCCGGAAAACATGAAAAAAAATATGGAGCGCACGTTCGGGCTCATTTATTCGCAGCGCGTCTTGCTCGCCTTGATCGACAAGGGGATGACGCGCGAGGAGGCGTACGATTTGGTGCAGCCGAAAGCGATGGAAGCGTGGGAGAGACAAGTGCCGTTCCGCTCGCTTCTTGAAGCAGATGAGCGGATCATGAGCCGGCTGACGAAAGAGGAGCTCGATGATTGCTTTGATTATCGCCATCATTTGAAACATGTCGATACGATTTTTGCCCGCTTAGGGTTGGAGTGA